The sequence TGATGAGGCTCTCACCTGGAACGCTCTGACATCATCACGATCCTCCGTGGATCTCTTAAGCCGCACCCCTTCTCTCCAGCTGCAACCAAATTCCGTAGGTACGTCTCCGCCACCCCCTTCCCTTTGGGCAGGTTCTCCCCTCCACTAACAAGCTCCTCAGGAGACTGCCCTCCCATCTTAACATCCACTCCCTCACTATTTATTATTTTCTCTCCTTCCACTTCCCTTTCTgaatcctctctttcctccccatccAGCGCCTCCACCGCATTTATGTCTTCACCAGTGTCTTCACCAGCCGGCCTCTCTTCTgtgtctcttccctccatctctctaggaCTGTGTgagtccttccctctctctgtctgcatgcgtCTCAGTGTCTCCAGCTCAGCCTTGGTACGTTGGTGCTCCAGGGTGAGAGCAGACAGTCTGTGACAGGCCTCTCCGTGTTCAGCACTCAGGCTCTCCAGTTCCCTGTCTGTGTCCTGCTGTCTGCAGTGGGCCTGGGCCAGTTGGCCCTCCAGTTCCCCGTGGCTCTCTCTGAGTGTGCCCAGAGTCTCCTCCGCCTCAGTGCGCAGCCGGTCGGCCACAGACACTGCCACCTGCAGATCGCACTGGAACTGGTGCCACTCAGCTCGCTCAGTCTgccagagagaaagaaatagtaATTGACATAAAGACACAATTCAATGTCCATCCATCTCCATCTGAGAGTGAGACAACCAGATAGATTGAGACAGACATAGACTTAAATATTCTGTACACTCGAACTAGAGCCATACATTTGTGCGGAGAACTTAAGAGTCAGTTGACGCATTGTATCAGGAAATACAGGGTACAAAACATTACaaataccttcctaatattgagttgcacccccttttgccctcagaacagctcaAATTCGtcaaggcatggactctacaaagagtcgaaagcgtttcacagggatgctggcccatgttgacctaaatgcttcccacagttgtgtcaggcTGGCTGGATGccatttgggtggtggaccagtcttgatacacacaggaaactgttgagtgtgaaaaaccaagCAGACCTGCAGTTCACACTCAAACCGCTGCGCCTGGAACCTACTTccacaccccgttcaaaggcacttaaatcatttgtcttgcccattcaccctctgaatggtacacacacacacacacacacacacacagtccatgtctcaattgtcgaGGCTTAAATAAAACTTTAACTAGTCTCCtcgccttcatctacactgattgacgtGGATTTAACAAGGGACATCAATAAGAGCTCATagccttcacctggattcacctggtcagtctgtcacggaaagagcaggtgttcctaatgtattGTACACTCATTTTATATTTAATATCATGGGTGGGTCATATAGAAGAGGCAGGGGAACTCAAAAGGTGAGAAGTAGAGGTGGTATCATTTTACATCTAGGCCAGCAGACAGACATGCATGCTGCCACACGTAGCAGAAAATCAATAGCGCTGTTGATACGGTCTACAGTAAACATGTCGAAATCAGGGATTTTGCATTGGTCAAAAGAAGAATTCATTCAGGTGAACATTTCAACAAAGTATGCCAGGAATCCTTGCAATGTTCCCTGTGTACAGTTAGTCACAGTAATCTAGAGAGAGGGACAACCTCCCATACTGTATGTCAGGACCACCCCACTGCTTATCACTGGCTCATTTACAGTAGTTGTTGCACCGTGTTTGCAGATGGTGGAGGCCGACTGTGATATTCTCAAACAGAACACTTCTAGGAAAAAAAAGTCAAAGCCAGGTCACATTTTTGAACCACTGATAAAAAATGTTGCTTAGGTTAGCACACATATTGAGAAACCCTGCCTTCCACAAACACTGTGACTTGCCTGAACATTTGCCTTACTTACCGCTGGGATTTCATTCCAAGTCTTAGGGCTTGATTAAATCGTATTGCAGAAGATATGTATAGGGTGGTTGAACTTTTAACCTCTAAAAGTCTAAGCCGTTGGCACAGAACTACCTCCGTGCTTACATTCATTTGTATgcgttaccttcagacgagtccttcGTGGCGGTCgcagagcaaaacggagaacatagtcttcgtgagagtctcccctttccatagacaGGTCATTACAGTTTGTAGGCCGTGAGAAGAAAGATTTTCAGGATGTCGCATGGTCAgacaaacaccactgtagctcggccaccttccaccgcagatgcgcAAGGCCGACATAggcagatgtggtggattgagatgcagtcCATGCAAAATATATATCTCGAGCTTAAACTGCCAGATTTTGATGGGTACTCTTAAAAGGCAATGTTTCCCGCTTTCGTGGAGACGGCATTCAAGGTAAActctgcatatgtcggctcaatcggaaatcaCCTTCATATTTCAATCACGCTATACTGCGGATCTTCCGCGATACCGATTGAGTCGAGCCCTAATACAGCTAACAGAGCACAACACTGGGTAGAGAAGGGAAAACACAATCCACTTCAAAGTAATATGGATATATTTGAGTCTCTGTGGTCTTTGAAACGATTTTGTGTCTGCAGTGCTGAGGGAATGCagtggggaagagaagggaggagcgtCTGACTCACCCTCAGTGTGTCCTTCAGGCTGCGCACATCCTTGACCAGCACTTCTCTCTCCACCATCAACCGCCTCagcagctctgacacacacacacacagtcaagttGAGACAAGACAAACAATTGGGTTACAGCGATTGGGTTACTACGGCCATGCAGATGTGGAGACCTTACCGGCTGCTCCTGCTGGCGCGTCCAGGCCGGGACTGAGCCCCAGTGTGGACCTGTGACGTTCCAGCAGGTTCAGCAGAGCCAGGGCCATCTCCTCCCTAGCCCTCTCCGGCCCTGCCTGGGGCTCCAGCCCACTGTCCCGGTCCTGCCAGCTCTGCTCCAAAGGGCTACGATCCGACGGAGACTCTTGGGCTGGGGACACAGGGCTGCTGccgctgtggttgttgtggctgCTGGAGCACCTCCCCGGTCGCCTTTCACCGTCCATTTCCACCCCTGTTCCCTGCGTCGATGCACCACTCTCTAGGCTAATCacagcccattctggtgggacaGACAGCGTGTGGCTCCAATTGGAGTTGTTGGAGGGGGAAGCTCCACCCTGGCAGACGATACCTCCGGTAGCCCCAGAGGACGGTGTCCCCTGCTGCAGCAGCTGAGCCGCGGCTGGAGCCAAGGCCAGAGCTGCAGCCAGGTCAGaatcagagggggaggagggaggagtgtggAACAGATCTAAATGAGAtcctggaaaagagagagagagggtggagagggggagatgaaagAAATATGAGAATGGGGaaaggagagtagggaggagcagaaaagagagcgagagagagacagaactgctGTCCTAAGCTATTTTCTAGTCTATAAAAACTACATAGGAGACCAGAGAGTTGGGTGTGGCTATAGCAGGATGCCCGCACTTTGATGCAGAATATGCATATATAAACAGTCAatgcccttcctctctctcacacagtcctTGGTAGGCTGATAGACACGGCAGAGCCTGTCTTTCATTAACAGACACTCTTTTCCCAAGTGGCCATATCTAGAGACTTACTCCCTCACTGAATTTAGACGCCGCATCTCTTGCTGCTTGTAGTCAATTGATTTACATTCGAAACACATCCACTATGTCAAACTCTACTGcatattcacaaacacacacacacacacaccctaagccTCTAGTGTCTCATGTTCACCCTCCCTGTCGTTGTGTTGGGCAGCAGAATTCTGCAGACTCATTATTCAGCTAGCACCGCCTGATGTATTGCATGTGCCTGGCGGTGGACTCATAGTATGCAGGGAGCTATTCCCACAGTCTGAGTCGGTTTCCAGCCTACTGAGACCAGATAGGAAGGATAGGAACGGCCAGGGTTTTAAACAAGTGTTTAGGGGAGGAAGTGTATGTGTGTCAGAAAAAGAAGTCAGCAATGCTACAATAGAGAATCACAGGTAGACAGATCGAGAAGGGGAGGCATAAAAGATCATGAACAAATTGTGTAGGAGTACAAACAGCTTGAAAGGAAATATTGTAGAAACATGGGAAACAGGAAGAGAAGGTTCTAATCAGAGTTACTGTCAGAGTTTAATATAATGACATGTGAcaatgagagagagtgtgtgtgtgtacgttcatGCAGGGAACCTGTAGGGCCATGGTCGTCCTTGCCAGCGACGTTACCCATGATGCAGCAGGTGCAGAGTGGAAGCAACGTGACTATGTGTCCCAGCGCCCCTCGCTCTCCCCTCCGGTGCTCTCTCTTGGATCCGCCGCAGAGTGGACAGGGAGTAATACACCTAGAAGTACAGCGAATGCTCAGTCCACAAATCTTTTAACACAAGTATGGCTAACACTAAATTCTCCCTTAATGGAGCAGGTACCCTCTGACTACAGTGGCCAACCATGTTTGTTGACAAGTGATCTAGAGCAATGACCCATACTTAAAATGCTGCAAGCTAATTGAGCACAGGGATGACTGCTGGGATGTGCATATCTCTGCAGGATGTTCACCATCATCCATGTCCAGTGTAGCATTAGATTAATCATACAAGTAGGTGATGGAAAGAGAACCTGACAGTCCCCCTTGGGTTTCATGTGGAATTAATAGGTTGCCTGATCAATGGAAAGGCAGCTGCTTAGGTTTATccacgggtgtgtgtgtgtggtcttgcaGAAGAAATGCCTGCTGAATACAAGTGTCTAATTGTTAGGCATGGCAATAAGGCTACAGTAAAACTCTGAACAGAGAGCAGATTCTGAATGAAAGAAACCCTGATATGATGTACAGAACTCGGTTCTGTACAAGGCTAGGCTATAAGAGAGAGGGATATGCAATAACAAGACACAGAAATGCACATACGATTTGCGTCTATCCCTGCATAAAACAATATCGCTGAGCGGGCTGCCGGAATCTGGCAAACACGGTAGGCTATTGCAATGCAATCAACCACCCACCTTGATATCCCCACGTACCGCCCGATAAAATACTCCAGTtgtctctctttttctgcctCACCGCATTTTTCTCCGTTTACCCCTATTTCTGTTGCTTCAATAATCAGAGACAGGCTTGAGGCTGTTTGCTGCTGTTGTTGAAACGCGAGTGCAGGGGAGAGACGGATACACTACAGAGCGGCCCAAGATAATGTTGGGTCTTGCGAGGAACTCGATTCTAATGCGGCAAACTGGGAAAAGAAAAGGGCTGGACTAAGCTGCTCTGTGCAAGGTAGCCTACTGTCCTTCTGCGAAAAGTTGTACCCCAGAGCTGAGGCTCATTTATTTCACTGGGAATGTGTTTATCAATATGTCCAAGTTTAGAGTGGTTGAGAGAGGAGGATATCATGAATTGTGATGCAATTCTAGGTTGAGAATGACAATGCAGCCTGGTCTCGTGGATTTTAaaaatagtaaatgtaaatccgagacactcaaATAACTATAGGGTATAGGCTCGGACGGTATACCCTAACCTATACCATTTACcgtatttggaaatagccacatGATGGTTTTTCAATATCGTCAATACCTTTGAAAGTATTTATTTTAAGTCTTTCAATAAATGGTTAtatttaagtaaatacctgcagtcaacttgtgcaatacataGAAGATGAAGCAGATcacgttcttcatttcacctgtcacattattttacattgtgAAGCTTACCTTATTTCCCcggaacagttgagccagtcaagTGTGTGTTTGTAAATAGCAAAAAGAGAGAAAGCGGGAGCAGGTAAATCCCGATGTGTAATGACAGCGGTTGCGTTTTAAATTATAAACCAACAGTGTTGTTTTTCTTCAATAGAGTATCAGGGACGTGCAACtatagttttccttcacagaaaatacattagtgcaacacattcggcagaaaatagcttcattttcaacagatgacaacagaagtgcaaCGCTATTTGGCTGACAGCCACACAAGTAAAAATGATGCCTGGCCATCATATTTCTAATGTTAATCATAGAAATAATGTAGCCAGCTGCATTTCCTTATATTCAATGTAAAGTTAATCTTGCATTTTACTTGAGAAAATTAGGCTGGCTTCACGGAGAAAAGTACTAGAGAAAAGTATCAGTCAGAACACTGCTAGAATACCCGATTGTGAACTGAAGCACAAAATGAATCTGATGCAGAGCAGAAATGTCAATGGTGTACCAGCTAAATTGCAGTGGTCTGAAGGGATAGGCCCATTCTAtgcattctatttctatgattgaaacgacacccaccctgtattcaagagtaTGCTGTCTCAATTGATGATGGGCACAACACAAATACTTTTTCGCAAACGTACAGCGTTTGcgaaaatgagaagaaaaaaggGCTTGACAACCCTGTTTTATAAGCTTTCAAATTATATAAATATTTTTCAGCGAAGAAGAGATGGTAGGGTGGGTTCGCAAAATGGGTCATTTATGGCATTCAGGTCCATAAAGTCAATTTCTGACCACTTCCATTATGGGCAAGCATGTATGAAAGGTTTCGTTCAAATCAAAAAGGGTGCAGTCAGAAAGTGATTGAAAGTATATGGAACGACCCAGGTATGGCAGAGCAGGTAGGCTAAACATTAGGCTATAGAATAGAATAACTTTATTTTTCCAGAAGGAACTTCACTTCTTTAAGAAATTCTGCAAGTCTCTTATGTCAGTGATGAACCAAGGAGCCTATAGGATTCCCGAGAGGCTCAAAGAACTTTCAAGCGGTCCCTGACTATATGGTTGCGTTCCCCTGCATACATTAACCAATGGTTGCGTTCCACATCATCGACTGTGCAGTCCGGCACCATATTGCTATAAAATATGTCGTCAAATACCTATACAGGCGTTGTAAGATCTGACATGTCAGCAACGCCTGGGCAAAGGAACGCACTCATGATGTGGTTAGCTCACTTGATATGTGAAATACATATCCAAGCATTGGAAGATCTGGCATGCATAAGCAACATCGGAGCAGGGGGACACGACCAttagctctactactactactactacaaactAATAACCAGAACTACTGTATCATCAAGTTCAAAACTTCAAAAGTAGGGTTTTCAAGACTATAGAGAGGATGGCTGCTGACCATAGGTCTAGAGCTGTAACGATTGTCGTCgggagaagaggaccaaagagCAGTGTGGTACGTATTCATAATGATTTTAATAAAGGTGAATActggaacaaaaaaacaacacaccGACAAAcaaacagttctgcaaggtgcaacaaaaacactaagcagaaaataactacccacaaatcatagtgggagaacaggctacctaagtatggttctcaatcagagacaacaatcgacagctgcctctcataccaggccaaacacagaaatacaaaacctagaacaaaaacatagaatgcccaccccaactcacgccctgaccaaactaaaacagagacctaaaaaaggaactaaggtcaggacgtgacaagagctggagagagagggttgcGGACTTATGACTTGGGAGGAATGAAAGCGTATTATTCCAGACAGCTTTAACACTGAAATAATACACAATGGATCCTTCGCTAAGCCCTACCCCCGTGTTTACTGTTGGAACCTCAGGAAAACATTTCCCATGGAAACCCCATTCCCTGTTCAAAGTACTGGAGGAAAAACCCCTACAATGATCTCAAACTGTGTTTTAAAGGGTTGTATCATTTGCTTCATGTGTGGCACCCCTAAAGATGTCATATAGA is a genomic window of Oncorhynchus gorbuscha isolate QuinsamMale2020 ecotype Even-year linkage group LG12, OgorEven_v1.0, whole genome shotgun sequence containing:
- the LOC123990937 gene encoding cytospin-A-like isoform X4; protein product: MGSHLDLFHTPPSSPSDSDLAAALALAPAAAQLLQQGTPSSGATGGIVCQGGASPSNNSNWSHTLSVPPEWAVISLESGASTQGTGVEMDGERRPGRCSSSHNNHSGSSPVSPAQESPSDRSPLEQSWQDRDSGLEPQAGPERAREEMALALLNLLERHRSTLGLSPGLDAPAGAAELLRRLMVEREVLVKDVRSLKDTLRTERAEWHQFQCDLQVAVSVADRLRTEAEETLGTLRESHGELEGQLAQAHCRQQDTDRELESLSAEHGEACHRLSALTLEHQRTKAELETLRRMQTERGKDSHSPREMEGRDTEERPAGEDTGEDINAVEALDGEEREDSEREVEGEKIINSEGVDVKMGGQSPEELVSGGENLPKGKGVAETYLRNLVAAGEKGCGLRDPRRIVMMSERSRSLSRLPLPTDSLPAQKGSSQTTTSTTLPLCKKEEPAKGRRMDRILQTQDTWSSFYTTEKQEEDQNADPPSSFRPQDGFSMLLRRHGGSRRNSLLRWCQSRTQGYKNIEITNFSSSWEDGLAFCAVYHTYLPTHIPYSSLSPGDKSENLGLAFQTGGSVGIASTLTVEEMLRPGGPDWQRVLGYVESMFRHFEM
- the LOC123990937 gene encoding cytospin-A-like isoform X1 — its product is MGNVAGKDDHGPTGSLHERSHLDLFHTPPSSPSDSDLAAALALAPAAAQLLQQGTPSSGATGGIVCQGGASPSNNSNWSHTLSVPPEWAVISLESGASTQGTGVEMDGERRPGRCSSSHNNHSGSSPVSPAQESPSDRSPLEQSWQDRDSGLEPQAGPERAREEMALALLNLLERHRSTLGLSPGLDAPAGAAELLRRLMVEREVLVKDVRSLKDTLRTERAEWHQFQCDLQVAVSVADRLRTEAEETLGTLRESHGELEGQLAQAHCRQQDTDRELESLSAEHGEACHRLSALTLEHQRTKAELETLRRMQTERGKDSHSPREMEGRDTEERPAGEDTGEDINAVEALDGEEREDSEREVEGEKIINSEGVDVKMGGQSPEELVSGGENLPKGKGVAETYLRNLVAAGEKGCGLRDPRRIVMMSERSRSLSRLPLPTDSLPAQKGSSQTTTSTTLPLCKKEEPAKGRRMDRILQTQDTWSSFYTTEKQEEDQNADPPSSFRPQDGFSMLLRRHGGSRRNSLLRWCQSRTQGYKNIEITNFSSSWEDGLAFCAVYHTYLPTHIPYSSLSPGDKSENLGLAFQTGGSVGIASTLTVEEMLRPGGPDWQRVLGYVESMFRHFEM
- the LOC123990937 gene encoding cytospin-A-like isoform X2 translates to MGNVAGKDDHGPTGSLHERSHLDLFHTPPSSPSDSDLAAALALAPAAAQLLQQGTPSSGATGGIVCQGGASPSNNSNWSHTLSVPPEWAVISLESGASTQGTGVEMDGERRPGRCSSSHNNHSGSSPVSPAQESPSDRSPLEQSWQDRDSGLEPQAGPERAREEMALALLNLLERHRSTLGLSPGLDAPAGAAELLRRLMVEREVLVKDVRSLKDTLRTERAEWHQFQCDLQVAVSVADRLRTEAEETLGTLRESHGELEGQLAQAHCRQQDTDRELESLSAEHGEACHRLSALTLEHQRTKAELETLRRMQTERGKDSHSPREMEGRDTEERPAGEDTGEDINAVEALDGEEREDSEREVEGEKIINSEGVDVKMGGQSPEELVSGGENLPKGKGVAETYLRNLVAAGEKGCGLRDPRRIVMMSERSRSLSRLPLPTDSLPAQKGSSQTTTSTTLPLCKKEEPAKGRRMDRILQTQDTWSSFYTKKQEEDQNADPPSSFRPQDGFSMLLRRHGGSRRNSLLRWCQSRTQGYKNIEITNFSSSWEDGLAFCAVYHTYLPTHIPYSSLSPGDKSENLGLAFQTGGSVGIASTLTVEEMLRPGGPDWQRVLGYVESMFRHFEM
- the LOC123990937 gene encoding cytospin-A-like isoform X3; protein product: MGNVAGKDDHGPTGSHLDLFHTPPSSPSDSDLAAALALAPAAAQLLQQGTPSSGATGGIVCQGGASPSNNSNWSHTLSVPPEWAVISLESGASTQGTGVEMDGERRPGRCSSSHNNHSGSSPVSPAQESPSDRSPLEQSWQDRDSGLEPQAGPERAREEMALALLNLLERHRSTLGLSPGLDAPAGAAELLRRLMVEREVLVKDVRSLKDTLRTERAEWHQFQCDLQVAVSVADRLRTEAEETLGTLRESHGELEGQLAQAHCRQQDTDRELESLSAEHGEACHRLSALTLEHQRTKAELETLRRMQTERGKDSHSPREMEGRDTEERPAGEDTGEDINAVEALDGEEREDSEREVEGEKIINSEGVDVKMGGQSPEELVSGGENLPKGKGVAETYLRNLVAAGEKGCGLRDPRRIVMMSERSRSLSRLPLPTDSLPAQKGSSQTTTSTTLPLCKKEEPAKGRRMDRILQTQDTWSSFYTTEKQEEDQNADPPSSFRPQDGFSMLLRRHGGSRRNSLLRWCQSRTQGYKNIEITNFSSSWEDGLAFCAVYHTYLPTHIPYSSLSPGDKSENLGLAFQTGGSVGIASTLTVEEMLRPGGPDWQRVLGYVESMFRHFEM